CCGACTCGCCTTTATATAAACCAATTAACGGTCTGAGTAAATGTTTTAAATAGACGTTTTCTTGGCATTGTTGCTCGACATACGGTAAATAGGCTTTAAGCACTTGTTCGCGCGTTAATACGTTGGTTTGAAATAATTGTTGTTCACACAACGCTAAAAAATAGGGATCATCACGTACAATTCTGCCTAACATCACGCCATTTAACTGCGTTAAATGTTCGGTAATTGGAGATAGATTTTCAATACCACCATTGCCAATAAAGGTTAAATGCGGAAAATCTCGCGCGAGTTGATAAACAATTTCATAGCGCAAAGGTGGAATGGTGCGATTTTCTTTGGGGCTTAATCCTTTAAGCCACGCTTTACGCGCGTGCAAAATAAAAATAGTGCAGCCCGCATTGGCGATACGTTCAATAAAGGTATATAAATGATCGCGGGTATCGTGATCATCAACACCGATACGGGTTTTTACTGTGATGGGCACGCTCACGGTTTCGCGCATGGCTTGCACGCACTCGGCAACCAGGCTCGGTTCTTTAAATAAGCACGCCCCTATTTTCCCCGCTTGTACGCGATCACTGGGACAACCGACATTTAAATTGATTTCATCGTAGTTGGCCTCAACGGCAAATTGCGCGCAACGCGCGAGATCGTCTGGATTAGAGCCACCTAGTTGCAATGCAATGGGATGTTCTTTGGGATCAAAACGTAAAAAACGTTCTCGATCGCCATGAATTAACGCACCGGTTGTCACCATTTCCGTATAAAGCAAGGCATTGGGCGATAGCAACCGCAGAAAATAGCGGCAATGACGATGAGTGACATCCATCATGGGAGCCACGGATAAAA
This sequence is a window from Legionellales bacterium. Protein-coding genes within it:
- the dusA gene encoding tRNA dihydrouridine(20/20a) synthase DusA, which codes for MLTSSPHVLSVAPMMDVTHRHCRYFLRLLSPNALLYTEMVTTGALIHGDRERFLRFDPKEHPIALQLGGSNPDDLARCAQFAVEANYDEINLNVGCPSDRVQAGKIGACLFKEPSLVAECVQAMRETVSVPITVKTRIGVDDHDTRDHLYTFIERIANAGCTIFILHARKAWLKGLSPKENRTIPPLRYEIVYQLARDFPHLTFIGNGGIENLSPITEHLTQLNGVMLGRIVRDDPYFLALCEQQLFQTNVLTREQVLKAYLPYVEQQCQENVYLKHLLRPLIGLYKGESGAKHWRRLISEQAPGAKSNPHLFHQLMGEVNLWKSL